Within Arcobacter lacus, the genomic segment GATGGGATAATGAATATTTTGATATTTTATTTGGTTATGAATGGAATCTAACAAAATCTCCAGCAGGAGCTTGGCAATGGGAACCTATAAATCCAAAAGATGAACATCTTGCACCTTCTGCTCATGATGCTAGTAAAAAAGTAAAAACTGTAATGTTCACTACAGATTTAGCATTAAGAATGGATCCAATTTATGGACCAATTTCAAAAAGATTTCATGAACATCCAGAAGAGTTTGCGGATGCTTTTGCAAGAGCATGGTTTAAACTTACACATCGTGACCTTGGACCTCGTTCAAAATATCTTGGACCAGAAGTTCCAAAAGAGGAGTTAATTTGGCAAGATGTAGTACCAACACTTGATTATGAATTAATAAATGAAAATGATATAGAAAAATTAAAAGAGATTATTTTATCTTCTGGTTTATCTATTTCTCAATTAGTTACAACTGCATGGGCATCTGCTTCAACTTATAGAAATTCGGATAAAAGAGGTGGAGCAAATGGTGCAAGAATAAGACTAGCTCCTCAAAAAGATTGGGAAGTTAATCAAGGAACAGATATTGTTATTAAAAAACTTGAAGAGATTCAAAAAGAGTTTAATAAAAAGGTTTCAATAGCTGACCTAATAGTTTTAGGTGGATGTGCAGCAGTTGAAAAAGCAGTAAAAGATGCTGGATTTAGTAAAAAGGTTCCATTTAGCGCTGGAAGAACTGATGCAACTCAAGAGCAAACACATGTAGAATCATTTTCACATCTTGAGCCAATAGCAGATGGTTTTAGAAACTATTCAAAAGCAAAATACACTTTAAGTACAGAAGAGTTGTTGATTGATAAAGCACAATTACTATCTTTGACAATTCCTGAAATGATTGTATTAGTTGGAGGAATGAGAGTTTTAGGTGCAAACTATGCAAATACAAATTTAGGAGTATTTACTTCAAATGTTGGAGTTTTAAGTAATGATTTCTTTGTAAATCTACTTGATATGAAAACTGCTTGGTATCCAACAACTCCTGAAGAAGATAGTTTTGTAGGAAAAGATAGACAAAGTGGTTCTATGAAATACTCTGCTAGTAGAGTTGATTTATTATTTGGTTCTAATTCGCAATTAAGAGCTGTTGCAGAAATTTATGCACAAGAAGATTCAAAAGAAAAATTTGTACAAGATTTTATAAATGCTTGGACAAAAGTTATGAATCTTGATAGATTTGATATCAAAAAATAAAATATAGCAGTTTTTACTGCTGTATTTTGTAATTTTCAAGCCTCAAAACTTACACTATCTTTTAATTTCTCTATATTAAAAAATTAAAAAAAATTTTTAAAGAAACACTTTAATAGTCAAAAAATTATCCTTGGATAATTAATAGAAAGATAAGATAAGATAAGATCTTAACTTCATTTTGCAAGGGAAATATATTGGAACATAAAAAACCTACGATTCTTATTGTCGATGATATGACAACGAATTTATTATTATTATCAGATTTATTAAAGGATGATTGTAATATCAAAATATCAAAAAGTGGAACAAAAGCACTTGAAATATTAAATGCTCCAAATGATATAGATCTTGTACTTTTAGACATAGAAATGCCAGATATAAATGGTTATGAAGTATGTAAAGAATTAAAAAATAATAATAAAACAAAAAATTTACCTATAGTTTTTATTACAGCTAAAAATAGTGAAGAAGACGAAGAGTTTGCATTAAATCTAGGTGCAATTGATTATATTACAAAACCTTTTAGTAAAGCTATTCTAAAACTAAGACTAAAAAATCACCTTGAACTCAAGCTAAAAACTGATTTGCTAGAACAACTATCAATGTATGATGGTTTAACAAACATAAGAAATCGAAGATTTTTTGATGAAGCTTTTGAAACAACTTTTTTAGAAATAAAAAGAGAAAATAAAAATCTAGCTGTTATGATGATAGACATAGACTTTTTCAAACCTTATAATGATAATTATGGACATGGAAAAGGTGATGAAGCTTTAAAAAAAGTAGCATTTGCTTTACAATCAACTATTAAAAGGCCTACTGATTTAGTCGCACGTTATGGTGGAGAAGAGTTCGTAATACTTTTAAAAGATATTGATAAACCTGGTTTAGAAACTGTTGCAAAAAATCTTTTAGAAGCAGTAAGGGATTTAAAGATAACTCATGATTTTTCAAAAGTAGCAAATTTTATAACTGTTAGTATTGGTATTTCTTATTACAATACAAATAAAGATATTACCAAATTAGAACTTTTGATGAAATCTGATGAAACTTTATATAAAGTAAAAAATAGTGGTAGAAATAACTTTTCTATATTAGATATTTAGAACTATGAATAACGTTTATTTGAAATATAAATTTTTAGGATTAATAGTATTTTTATTTATCTGTTCATTTAGTGTTTTATTTTATGTTTTTTATGATTTTCAAAAACAAAAATTAAATAATGCAAAAAGAGAACAAATAGCTAAAATAGAGAATTTTTTTCACAAAACAATTGAAAAAAATCTAAAAAATTAT encodes:
- the katG gene encoding catalase/peroxidase HPI; this translates as MAGKCPLGFGTNPMVKNGGTSNKDWWPNQLNLKILSQHSNKVNPLGNDFDYAKEFEKLDYYALKADLTALMTDSQDWWPADYGHYGPLFIRMAWHSAGTYRTGDGRGGSSTGNQRFAPLNSWPDNVNLDKARRLLWPIKQKYGNKISWADLMILAGNVALESMGFKTFGFAGGRVDIWEPEEDIYWGKEAEWLATSDKENSRYSGDRDLDNPLAAVQMGLIYVNPEGPDGQPNVLASAIDIRETFARMAMGDKETVALIAGGHTFGKTHGAGDASNVGAEPEAEGLVAQGLGWFSKFLSGKGNDTITSGLEGSWTANPTRWDNEYFDILFGYEWNLTKSPAGAWQWEPINPKDEHLAPSAHDASKKVKTVMFTTDLALRMDPIYGPISKRFHEHPEEFADAFARAWFKLTHRDLGPRSKYLGPEVPKEELIWQDVVPTLDYELINENDIEKLKEIILSSGLSISQLVTTAWASASTYRNSDKRGGANGARIRLAPQKDWEVNQGTDIVIKKLEEIQKEFNKKVSIADLIVLGGCAAVEKAVKDAGFSKKVPFSAGRTDATQEQTHVESFSHLEPIADGFRNYSKAKYTLSTEELLIDKAQLLSLTIPEMIVLVGGMRVLGANYANTNLGVFTSNVGVLSNDFFVNLLDMKTAWYPTTPEEDSFVGKDRQSGSMKYSASRVDLLFGSNSQLRAVAEIYAQEDSKEKFVQDFINAWTKVMNLDRFDIKK
- a CDS encoding GGDEF domain-containing response regulator produces the protein MEHKKPTILIVDDMTTNLLLLSDLLKDDCNIKISKSGTKALEILNAPNDIDLVLLDIEMPDINGYEVCKELKNNNKTKNLPIVFITAKNSEEDEEFALNLGAIDYITKPFSKAILKLRLKNHLELKLKTDLLEQLSMYDGLTNIRNRRFFDEAFETTFLEIKRENKNLAVMMIDIDFFKPYNDNYGHGKGDEALKKVAFALQSTIKRPTDLVARYGGEEFVILLKDIDKPGLETVAKNLLEAVRDLKITHDFSKVANFITVSIGISYYNTNKDITKLELLMKSDETLYKVKNSGRNNFSILDI